The segment GGATATGTCGCACGTTGAGTGGACAGACAAAAAAGTAGCCATCATCGGTGCGGGTCCGGCAGGTCTTGCAGCAGCAGATATTTTAGTACGTAACGGCGTGAAACCTGTGGTGTTTGACCGTTACCCTGAAATTGGTGGCTTGCTGACTTTCGGTATCCCTTCTTTCAAGCTGGAAAAAGGGGTAATGGAAAACCGCCGCCGCGTGTTCACTGAAATGGGCGTTGAGTTCCGCATGAACGTGGAAGTAGGCAAAGATGTTCAGTTGCAAGATCTGATCAACGAATACGATGCTGTGTTCCTTGGTGTAGGTACTTACAAATACATGCGTGCAGGCTTAGAAAACGAAGATGCACAAGGTGTATTTGACGCACTGCCTTTCCTAATTTCAAACACTTACAAAGTGATGGACTTGCCAAGCGATCAACCATTCATCGATATGGCTGATAAAAAAGTGGTCGTTCTTGGCGGTGGTGATACAGCGATGGATTGTGTACGAACTTCAATTCGTCAAAATGCTTCACGCGTTATCTGTGCTTACCGTCGTGATGAAGAAAACATGCCTGGCTCTCGCCGCGAAGTGAAAAACGCGAAAGAAGAAGGTGTGGAATTCATGTTCAACCTTCAACCTCTGGGAATTGAAGTTGATGCGTCTGGTAAAGTAACCGGCGTAAAAGTGGTTCAGACCGCTTTAGGTGAACCTGACGAAGCGGGTCGTCGCCGACCTGAACCAGTAGCAGGGAGTGAACATGTGCTTGAAGCTGATGCTGTCATCATGGCATTTGGTTTCCAACCTCATCAAATGAGCTGGTTAGAACCGCACGGCGTAGAACTGGATCAATGGGGTCGAATCAAAGCCCCTTCAGAGCAGTCATTTAAGTTCCAGACAACGAACGAAAAAATCTTTGCGGGCGGAGATGCCGTTCGAGGCTCAGACCTTGTGGTAACCGCAATCGATGAAGGCCGTAAAGCCGCTGATGGCATTCTCGATTACTTGAATATTTAAGTAATTTGGTTTTGAAAAAAGGAT is part of the Vibrio diazotrophicus genome and harbors:
- a CDS encoding FAD-dependent oxidoreductase codes for the protein MSQNVYQFIDVNRVDPAKKPLNIRKIEFVEIYEPFTKQQATAQADRCLDCGNPYCEWKCPVHNYIPQWLKLANEGRILEAADLAHQTNSLPEVCGRVCPQDRLCEGSCTLNDDFGAVTIGNIEKYITDTAFEMGWKPDMSHVEWTDKKVAIIGAGPAGLAAADILVRNGVKPVVFDRYPEIGGLLTFGIPSFKLEKGVMENRRRVFTEMGVEFRMNVEVGKDVQLQDLINEYDAVFLGVGTYKYMRAGLENEDAQGVFDALPFLISNTYKVMDLPSDQPFIDMADKKVVVLGGGDTAMDCVRTSIRQNASRVICAYRRDEENMPGSRREVKNAKEEGVEFMFNLQPLGIEVDASGKVTGVKVVQTALGEPDEAGRRRPEPVAGSEHVLEADAVIMAFGFQPHQMSWLEPHGVELDQWGRIKAPSEQSFKFQTTNEKIFAGGDAVRGSDLVVTAIDEGRKAADGILDYLNI